One Leptospira kanakyensis DNA segment encodes these proteins:
- a CDS encoding flagellar hook-length control protein FliK: MNVKAPNQNVIPFPQVEGKASKQNGAENHSMMAVRESFGEILEREFQVHSEKKLTGSEYKTIGREKEETTVPSEISKQDDVTKQELSSISESQKDNSISKESKSEEESEESTEEEDLDRDALEYSLGLVTSHADWDRSMVSANQLNEMAVKEKTVLLSLQKSAEKSTAYSPKEGSAFIDEAKKLAMSLFQTEKGSKPNESTSFSSQNKLEKDSNLVLFPKAEKKALENKKGNEKTESFGLKKESIHSGSVVSDLVFAKGKEVKVEGRELSTEHSVRKTDGKLKSGKQTKNGSETSEVSSEQEKSNQTINSDKMIRSLGIKDKEFQKQDLKSQTPSEKQKQTEASVIPTIQNSSSAKSGEDGGRSFEEKGQKQSLQFSSFESRSMQKTEEIRSAEKTSKPKEAVLKQNIDELIKQARFDIVQNGKSSAEIVMNPKEYGRLTLKVTVDGEKVEGRILVESEELQKSLQNEIQTIKENLKESGLDLQALIIDLWDDGSGLTDRKEQNELYQTMVEAARFRNSESSLVEEGADLLGAPAFEETKALEFFA; this comes from the coding sequence TGATGGCGGTTCGGGAAAGTTTTGGGGAAATTTTGGAAAGAGAATTCCAAGTGCACTCTGAGAAAAAACTAACAGGTTCCGAATATAAAACCATTGGACGAGAGAAGGAAGAAACAACGGTTCCTTCTGAAATTTCTAAACAGGACGATGTCACAAAACAAGAGTTAAGTTCTATTTCTGAATCTCAAAAAGACAATTCCATTTCCAAAGAATCAAAATCTGAAGAAGAATCAGAAGAATCCACTGAAGAAGAAGATTTAGATCGAGATGCATTGGAATATAGTCTTGGGCTTGTAACCTCCCATGCTGATTGGGATCGTTCCATGGTTTCTGCAAACCAATTGAATGAGATGGCCGTTAAGGAAAAAACAGTTCTACTTTCTTTACAAAAATCTGCGGAAAAATCTACAGCTTATTCTCCCAAAGAGGGAAGTGCCTTCATTGATGAAGCCAAAAAGCTCGCGATGAGCCTTTTCCAAACAGAGAAAGGATCCAAACCAAATGAATCTACTTCCTTCTCATCACAAAACAAATTAGAAAAAGACTCTAATTTAGTTCTTTTTCCTAAGGCAGAAAAAAAAGCCTTAGAAAATAAAAAAGGAAATGAAAAAACTGAATCCTTTGGCCTAAAAAAAGAATCCATTCACTCTGGTTCTGTTGTTTCCGATCTCGTTTTTGCCAAAGGCAAAGAAGTGAAAGTGGAAGGAAGAGAACTTTCCACCGAACATTCTGTTCGTAAAACAGATGGAAAATTAAAATCAGGAAAACAAACAAAAAACGGATCGGAAACTAGTGAGGTTTCTTCCGAACAAGAAAAATCAAATCAAACAATAAACTCGGATAAAATGATTCGTTCACTAGGAATCAAAGATAAAGAATTCCAAAAACAAGATTTGAAATCACAAACTCCTTCTGAAAAACAAAAACAGACTGAGGCATCGGTCATACCTACCATTCAAAATTCCTCTTCAGCAAAATCGGGAGAGGACGGTGGTCGCTCTTTTGAAGAGAAAGGACAAAAACAAAGTTTGCAATTTTCTTCTTTTGAATCCAGATCAATGCAAAAAACAGAAGAAATTCGTTCTGCAGAAAAAACTTCGAAACCAAAAGAAGCAGTACTTAAACAAAATATCGATGAACTGATCAAACAAGCAAGGTTTGATATTGTACAAAATGGAAAGTCCAGTGCCGAAATCGTAATGAATCCAAAAGAATACGGAAGGCTTACTTTAAAAGTCACTGTAGATGGTGAGAAAGTAGAAGGTCGCATTCTTGTTGAATCAGAAGAACTACAAAAATCCCTTCAAAACGAAATCCAAACCATAAAAGAAAACCTAAAAGAATCTGGCCTCGACTTACAGGCGCTCATCATTGATTTATGGGACGATGGAAGTGGACTGACTGATCGCAAAGAACAAAATGAACTCTACCAAACTATGGTAGAAGCGGCAAGGTTTCGTAATTCTGAAAGTTCGCTTGTAGAAGAAGGGGCGGATCTTCTTGGTGCACCAGCTTTCGAAGAAACCAAAGCATTGGAATTTTTCGCATAA